A window of the Streptomyces luomodiensis genome harbors these coding sequences:
- a CDS encoding putative leader peptide, with product MSRAGIALVSRRHVDLGRMSSAICPAG from the coding sequence ATGTCTCGAGCTGGAATTGCCTTGGTGAGTCGACGCCACGTCGACCTCGGCCGCATGTCCAGCGCGATCTGTCCGGCGGGCTGA